AGAGTATGCTTTTAATAATAGTGCTGCAAACCCAGGGTTACTTCTCACCTTAACCGCCGATACAGTTACACAAGCAGCTTTCAGTCTTTGGCAGAATGGCGCCTTAAATTTAAGGATCAATCGTCAATTCATAGATACGATTGTTGCTTATGCGGGAGATGATCCTTTATTCCAATTGACCCAAGAGTTGGTGAAAGTAGGAACCTTGATGAATGTACTTTCTCCGGGAAGACCGCTGAATGGACTGAACCCAAGTGATCCTACGAAGCTCATTCGAAGTGTAAATTCTACGGATGACGTGGATATAGATGTCTATTCAATCCATGCTCCGAACGGTGAATTCAAATGGGTGGGGACTGCCGCTCAGAAACCTACATTGGTAGTTAACTTTACGGATTTGGAATTAAGAATTTTCGGAAGAAGACCGAACGGGACTAATATTGGGACGGATGCGTCTCCAGTAATTTGTAGCAGTGCGGTTGCGGATACTGCTGCAAACAGTTGTCGTTACCTTTTAAATAAGGCACGAGTCAGTATCAAGGCGGATGGTGTCTTCGACTTCGTTCCTTTTGTGAATCCTACCGGAAACACTACTTACGATAAATTGAATGCATTAAAACTAGTATTAAACAAAGACGTGGGTAAAATGTCTTATACTCTGGACATTTTAGAAGGTAATACTTTCAATCCATTCGGTTTGGATCCGAAGGGGATTTTCCAAGTGGTGGATCCATTGATCCGTTCTTTGATTGTTCCTTTGGTGAATAATGTGTTAAGACAAGTGCCTTTGCCAAGGACATTGACGATCAGCTCGTTATACCATCCTACGAATAATACAACCTGTAATATAAAGGCGGACACTGATAATCTCATGTTGAAAACTTTTAATGTGACCCCGGGTTCTGAACCTTATCCGTATCTATTCGGTGCATTGCAGTTTCAGGGAGCTGCTGCTTCGAATCCAGCTTCTACGGTAGTTTGTCCTTAGGATAAAAAAAGAGGCTCGGATCTCCGAGCCTCTTATACATTCCAAAATTTTGAAATAGGATTTACATTTTTCCTCCGCCGTATGTCTCATCGCTTGGAACGGAATCTTCCGGAGTCCAACCTTGAGGTGTATGGCAGGATAAACAGTTTTTTAAGGAAATATTCTTTTTCATCAGATCTTTGAAAGGGGGAAGAGATTTAAATTTTACGATAATCCCTTCGTAAGAACTTCTTTTTGGTTCTGCTCCATCCCCAGGATAATAACCGCCGTTTCCTTTTTCCTGCATGGTTCCGTCTTTAGGATCACCTGTCCCGTTCATCAAAACTTTACCTTCGCAAGTACAGAAAGAAGAATCCTTGGACTTATGATCATGGAAAGCGGAGAATGCAGTTCCTCTCACGCCCGCCGTTGTAGTAGGAGTGGTGACTTCGAATTTTTTACCTTTTAGGTTTACAAGTTGGAACCAGGCAAATCCGCTTTGCACTTCCAGTTTGCCGTCCTTGGATTCGTTGTATAGACTGGAAATTTTCAGTTTTGTATTCGGCAGGACTTTAAACTCAGAACCCTTATAGAGTAGAGTGGTTTTAGAAGCATTCCCCGTGGAAACTATATCTCCTTCAGAGACCAAGTCTCCTTGTTTTAAAATGTTCCAACTTCCCTTGCCGCCTTTTTGCAACTGTACTTTTCCGATCAGGAAAGAAACTCTCGCGTCCTTCTCCTTGTTTTCTTGGCTCACTAAAACCAAGGAACCGATGGAAAGCACGAGGCTTAAGATCATCCAAACTCTCAGTTTCATAAACTTCTCCTTAAAATTCGATAGTAGTCCAAAGAGTTAACTCCTTGGTCAGGCGGCCGTAAGATACGATCCCATTATTTGCACCGCCTTGGAATTGTTGTAAATACTCCGCTTTGGTCCTTTCATTTCCGGACCCGTCCACATAGGATTGTTCTCTATCTCCGTCCTTGTCTCTGTTTCTGGATTCGGTATATCCTATAGAAACACGTAAGGAATCCGTAATATTCCATTCTGCGAATACGGAACCTCTTCTGAACGAAGAACGAACAGAATAACCGGAAGAATTTACCAAAGGTCCTACGGTATTGGTTTGTAAATTCCAATAATCCGATTCGGGACTTCCTGGCATGACCTGGTTAATCTGAGTTCGGTTTGCGGAAAGTACTCCATCTCTACCGCTTCCTCCTTCTAATCTACCCACGATCCTAAAATCTCCCCATCCTAAAGACAACCAGGCGTAAGCAGCAGTACCAGTGGAATCCAAACCTGGAGTCACAGCTCCGAAAGGTTTGGAAATGTCCCGGACTTCTCCGCCTTTTTGTTTTCTGAACACATATCCAAGTCCGAAGTTAAGAATTTTTTTACGATCAAAATTAGCTTCTACAGCATAAGAGTCACTTTCTAAGGAACGAACATCTTTTCTGAGGGTGGTAGAAGGATTATTATCCGACGCAAGACATGCTGTTCCTTCTCTACAATCGGAAGTGGCAGCTCCGGTTAAATTAGCCGATCTATAAAAGAAATGCAGGCCGATCCGATTCTCATCTCCAATTTTAGGTTCGTAAGAAACTCTGGAAGAAAGATCAAAACCTGAGGAGTCGGTATTTTGAGTTTGTCTGTAACCTTCTCCATTAGAAAGAATAACCTGAGCGGATAGAGTATCCCATTTTCCAGTTCCACCTAACCCGATATCGGCGGGAGCAGGCGCAAATCCTAAACTTTCTAGAGGTCCTTTGTCCACATATCTCCATCTCCAATAATTTTTCCATTGGGTGTATGTATGTGGAAGTTCCTGCATTCCGAAGGTAAGTGAATACTCTCCTAGTCCTGTTTCCCAGGTTTTGCGGATAAGAGCCCTTCTGATTCCTAAAATATACGGATTAGATTTTACTCCTCCGTCCATTCTTGTGTCGGCGCTTACTTGAGCAGAACGTAATAATTCTCCCCATAGTTCCAAGCTGACCCCAGTTTCCTTAAATTCTTTATTAATAGTTAAAAGAGTCCAAGGGGTGGAGAAGCCAGGTTCTTCGTTAGGATATGTATTAGTAAGTCCGGATCCTCCATCTCTCATTCTTTGGTTATAAGAAGGGGAGAGGATACCGCCTATCTTCAAACCGTAAAAACCGTCCGGTTCGTCCTTCTTAGTGGTAACGATTTCCTCTGCGGATAAATGTACGGATCCCATAATAAAGCAGGCAGCGGTGATTAGTTTTCGAATAGATGTCCGTTTCAAAGAGGTCCCCCTCGATTACTTGCCGACAAAAGTCGTAAAGAAAAAATTTCGTTTAGATAATCCTATCCTTACTCTCTTGTCTACCAGACTTTCTATTTAACCATCGGGTCGATCCGATTTCTGTAGTTTTCATTCGATTGGAATAAACGATACTTTCCCTGGAATAAGATTGTAAAAAGGGAATCGACGGGTTAAAAGAATACAGGATCAGTGGAGTCGGAAACGGAAAAAAGTTTTCGACCATCTATTCTATGCGCACTTTTAAGATATTATTCTGGCTAACCATCAACACCGTGATCGGCACGATGAATTCGCTGTTAGTCGCACATAATTCCAAGGCTCCTTTTTGGAAGGTATTCTTGGCCACCCAAGTAACTACACATTGTGTATGTTCCATTGTGGAGTTTTCGGTAGAATTTCTAAACCGAATGAACAAAGGAGCATTTTTTACGGGTGCTTTTTTGGTAGTCGCTTCGGCAATCGCTTCCGTTTTGGGAGTCGCGTCAGGCGGAATCATCCATGTATTATTATTAGCAGGAGAAGGTGTGGAAAGACCTCATGGAGGATCTTATAATATTCTTCTCAGCAGTTTAATTTTGGCGTTATTCATCTCCTTTTTGGAAAAATCCATGCAGATCCTGATCGAAAGAAGGAAGAAGATGGAAAGCGAATTGAAAGATATCCAGTACAGGACCTTTCAGAACAGGATGGACCCGCATTATCTATTTAATACACTGAATACCATCCATTCCTTACTCGTTACAGATCCACAAAAAGCAGATAACGCTCTTATTCTTCTTTCTGAAACCTATAGATTTTTATCCGATCGGATCTTCGAAAAAACCATACCTTTTTCGGAAGAATGGGATTTCACGGTAAACTATCTGGAACTGCAAAGGATACGTTTTTCGGATTCCTTGACGATCAAGATCAAAAAAGTGGGAGACTTTTCTAGACTTAGGATACCTCCTCTCACCTTACAACCATTAGTCGAAAATAGTTTTAAACACGGATTAGAAAATCGTTCCGAGGCGGGGAGATTGGAGATTAGCGCCACAGAAAGTTTTGGAAGAATAAAAATAGAGATCAAAAATAACGGGGACGATAAACAAGAACACCATTTATTGCCGGAATACAAAAAATCAGAATTTTCTCGCACCTTAAATAATATAAAATCCAGGTTAGAGTATAATTTCGGAGAAGCGGAACTTAAATTAGAAAAAGATAAATTTGGAATCACCACATTAAAATTGGAATTCGCATCAAGATGAATAGCGTGCTATATAAGGTTTTAGTGATAGAGGATGAGGTTCCGGCCAGGGACCTTCTCCGTAAATTTTTGGAAAGTTGGCCTCAATTCGAAGTGGGTGGGATCGCGAGAACGGGCTCTCAGGCAATCGATCTTCTCAAAAAAGAAAAATTTGATCTGGTTTTTCTGGACATTAATCTCCCCGAAAAAACGGGATTACAGGTTTTAGAAGAGATAGGGGAAAATCTTCCCGTATTGGTATTCACTACTGCTTATAGAGAACATACCCTTAAAGCATTCGAGGTGGGGGCCTGCGATTATCTTTTAAAACCCTATACAAAGGAAAGATTTTCAGCATGTATGGAAAGGGCACTTCATCATTTGCAGTTAAAGTCCATTTCCAGCTCCAGAGCAAATGGAGAGCCGGATCCAGTATTCGTTTTTCGTGATGGAGGTTTGATTCACAGAGTTTTGTATGCAGATCTCTACTATCTCACAGCTAATGGAAAACGTTCCGTTCTTCATACGAAGGACGGAGATTATGAAACCGCTAAACTACTCGGCGATCTAGAAAAAGAATTACCTAAGACAGATTTTTTGCGTATCCATAGAAAACATATGGTGAATCGTAATCTTGTCTCTGCAGCGAAATCCCAAGCGGGTGGTGCATATACAATTTATCTGAAAGACGAAGACGAGACAAATCTTCCGGTCGGAAGAGAATTTGTGGATGGAGTGAAGAACCTCTTCGGGAAATAAGAGGGCGGCTCCTCGCGAACGACCCATAGGGAGCGAGCGAGTCCTCGATAACCGGAGGCGTTTATCGAGGACACACCAAGTAGTCGGCTTCGCTCGGACCGGGCTACTGCGGGCTCGGGCATTCGCCCTCGTCACTTCGTGACAAGCCCTGCGTATCCCTGCCGCGGGAAAAAATTTCTGAGTTCTTCCAGCGCCTCGTTGTAAGCCAAAAAAAT
This genomic stretch from Leptospira neocaledonica harbors:
- a CDS encoding LytR/AlgR family response regulator transcription factor, whose protein sequence is MNSVLYKVLVIEDEVPARDLLRKFLESWPQFEVGGIARTGSQAIDLLKKEKFDLVFLDINLPEKTGLQVLEEIGENLPVLVFTTAYREHTLKAFEVGACDYLLKPYTKERFSACMERALHHLQLKSISSSRANGEPDPVFVFRDGGLIHRVLYADLYYLTANGKRSVLHTKDGDYETAKLLGDLEKELPKTDFLRIHRKHMVNRNLVSAAKSQAGGAYTIYLKDEDETNLPVGREFVDGVKNLFGK
- a CDS encoding sensor histidine kinase, whose amino-acid sequence is MNSLLVAHNSKAPFWKVFLATQVTTHCVCSIVEFSVEFLNRMNKGAFFTGAFLVVASAIASVLGVASGGIIHVLLLAGEGVERPHGGSYNILLSSLILALFISFLEKSMQILIERRKKMESELKDIQYRTFQNRMDPHYLFNTLNTIHSLLVTDPQKADNALILLSETYRFLSDRIFEKTIPFSEEWDFTVNYLELQRIRFSDSLTIKIKKVGDFSRLRIPPLTLQPLVENSFKHGLENRSEAGRLEISATESFGRIKIEIKNNGDDKQEHHLLPEYKKSEFSRTLNNIKSRLEYNFGEAELKLEKDKFGITTLKLEFASR
- a CDS encoding FecR family protein gives rise to the protein MKLRVWMILSLVLSIGSLVLVSQENKEKDARVSFLIGKVQLQKGGKGSWNILKQGDLVSEGDIVSTGNASKTTLLYKGSEFKVLPNTKLKISSLYNESKDGKLEVQSGFAWFQLVNLKGKKFEVTTPTTTAGVRGTAFSAFHDHKSKDSSFCTCEGKVLMNGTGDPKDGTMQEKGNGGYYPGDGAEPKRSSYEGIIVKFKSLPPFKDLMKKNISLKNCLSCHTPQGWTPEDSVPSDETYGGGKM